The Stigmatella ashevillena genomic sequence TTCTTGTAACGGATGGCCCGGAGCGGCAACTGTGAGAACTCATCCACGATCAGAATGGCCTCGCCCGTATTGGGGGACATGCTGAACTGGTTGGGCTCGAAGCGATTGGCTTGAGACTGACAAAGTGCGGCTTCCGGCGTCTGAGAGCAGAAGTTCTTGTAGTTGTTGATGGCAAGAAGCGCGCTATCAATCTGCTCGTCGAGAGTCAGCTCGCCGATGCTTGTCGAGGGCTCCTCGTGTGGGAGGAAGCCGCCCTCTTCACCTCCGCATCCGACGAGACAGAGGAAGAACACCAGAGGTGTCAGCAAACACGATCGGTACATGGGTTCTACCCGTTCAGGAAAGAGGAGGTGATGGCCGCAGCGTGCCCGCCGAATCGGCTGGAGAAAAAGAGACTGCCGACGAGCGACCCGAGAGGCGCTCGTCGACAGCCAAGTCAGGGGGGGGGACTACTTGCGGACGGCGATGGAGCCGATCTCGCGAGAGAGCTGGTTCTGCCAGGCGAGATCGCCGACGAGGACACCCTCGGCAGCGATGAAGTGTCCGGACTTGTCAGAGGCGCTCACCTCGAAGTTGAACACCTCGTCCTGGGTAAACTCGAAGTCGAGGCTCTTCACCCGGACGAGAGAACCGTCCAGGGCCACGAACTCGGAGCCGACATCGACCGAGTGTGCGGGGACGACGCGGCCATCGCTCAGCAGCATGCCGTGGTGCTGGGTCACCTTGAGGGTGCGGCCATTGTCCAGCGTGAAGACGTGGAGCGCTGGGCCCTCACTGCCGCGCGTGAGGTTCTTGATGGACTTCATGCTCATCGACGGCTGGCTGAGGGCCGAGTCCTCCTTGAGTGAGAAGAGGCTCATCCGGGAGGTGATGTCCTTGGCCCTCGTCCACGTAGAGGTGCCGTTGGCCTCCTGCGTCAGGATGAGCGTCTGGCCCTCGAAGCAGCCACACTTGCAGATCGCCTGGATGACGTTGTTTCGGTCAATCACCGGGTAGTAGCCGTTGGCCCTTCCCCAATTGTAGGCATCCGGAGCGATGAGGCCAACGAGGTAGGCGTAGTCAAGCTCCCCGTTGCAGTATGAGACGGTGGTTCCACCTACGCAGCGCCCCGCAGCGTCACTGCCGTAGGCAAGTGTTTGGAACGTGCCCAGGGGCATCACCGACAGAACACCCACCTCCGAGGCGTTGTCTGTCAGCTCCTTCTCTGCGTTGGCGGTTTCCACCTCCCCGCAACCCGCGGCCGAGAGGGTCATTGCCAATAGGACCGTGGTCATGATGCCGTTAGACTTCATAGAGGCCTCTGCCTTTCTTGTTCCGATTTCAGATGCCCTCCTGAATGACTCATCAGTGCAAATGGTGCCACCCCGAGGGTATCTGACAGCATTCAGGAGGCCGGAGTGCCTGTCAATCCCGACATTCAAGTCAGCCGTTAAAAAACGGTTCACGGTTCCTGGTACAAGCGATTCCTATATCCGAGGCGCACGGCTTCGATTTGGCCGTGGAGCAGCGGATCCTGGTAGACGCAGGCAGCGCTGGGATTGCCACAAGCCACAGGCACCATTCGAGCGCGGATCTTCTCAATCAGCTGGTCGTTCATCGCATCGTTCCCGAAGCTTGAGTAACGCAGGTGGATGAAGCGCGACAGTGCCAGCGGAGCAATCCAGGAGGTGGCCGTGGAGGTGATCGGATAGATGTCCGTCCCAAAGCCGTCCACCTGCAGCAGAGGCGTCTGGTTGTACGGAAAGGGACGCTGGGGGAGGACCCCGCTGTTCAGGTAGAGATCCACATTCTGCCTCTGGGGCCATCCAACGAGAGCGCTGTAGTCGCCTCTCCCTTGCTCATCAAGTCCTGAGGTGAGGGTGGTGAAGTAGCCGGCGAGAACGCGATTCGGGTACTCCTGCGTTGGGTAGTCGTAAGGAAAGTCTTGCGCGTTCGAGGCGTCTATCGCCGCTTGAGCAGCGAAGACCCCTGGCGTTCCCGAGAGGGCTTCGACGATGGGCTTGTAGGCCGCAAGCTTCTCTCGCAGGACGCTGTCGCTGGGGAGGTTGCCCACGCAGAGCCGACTCCAGCTGTCCCGGATCGTCTCGAGGGTCTCGCCAAAGCTCACGTTCACGAAACGGACGTCGTGCTCGGTCATGATCCGAACCAGCTCACTGGCCACGTGCTCCGATTTCTGGAGCAGGGCCGGGTGGCTTTCGCCGGTGGAATCGCAGAACTCCTCGCGAGCGATTCCCGCAAGGGTGGGCCGATCGAGTATCACGACAGGCTGGCGTGGGTTGGCCTCGATGAGCAGCGAGAAGATGATGTTCCCGTGCCCGAAGTTCTCGCTGCTGGGAGGGCCAAAGACCTCGTTCAGGCGAACCCCAAGCCGCTGGAGGGACTCCGCGGGAATGAGATCAGGAATGGCGAACCGGGTGAGCACACCGAAGAGCGTTGGGGGAGTGTTCCAGTCGAACTGGACAGGCTGGATGTCACCCCCTGCCTGTGCCCGGAAAAACCCTTTGAGCCGGTTCTTGTAACGGATGGCCCGGAGCGGCAACTGTGAGAACTCATCCACGATCAGGATGGCCTCGCCCGTATCTGGAAACATGCTGAACTGGTTGGGCTCGAAGCGAAAGGCCTGAGGCTGGCAGGAAGGGGCTTCCGGCGTTCGATTGCAGACGCTCTTGTAGTTGTCGAGGGCAAGAAGCGCGCTATGAATCTGCGCGTCGAGGGTAATCTCACCCCCGTCCTCCGGAGGCTTAGGCGGCGGAGGGGGACTGTCTCCATCTCCGCATCCGACAAGACCGAGGAAGAACACCAGGGGTGCGAGCAAACAGGCGCGATCCATGGGCTCTACCCACCCAGGAGGGAGGAGGTGATGGCCGCAGCGCGCGCACGCCCGAACCGGATATTGAGGCGAAAAAACAGAGCGTCGTCATAGACCTTCTTGAGGTGAGGCGGCAGCCCAGGTGCGTAGCCCAACCGCTGGATCACCTGCGCATCTGCAGTGGCCAGGAAATCTTCTCCCACCACGTCGATGAATCCGCAGATGAGATCATAGAGATCTTCGCGCCGCCCCTTCTTGAAGTCTTCGGCATCGGCGCTGAGCCCGGAGAGTTGCTGGACGAGATGGGTGGTGGCTCGCACGAGTGGCTCGGCATTCCCCTGGCTCGCGGCAGTCTTCAGCACATCGATCGAGTAGTAGCGGGCCTCGGCTTGGAACTCACCGAAGGCTTCTCGGGTGAAATTAAAATCCGTCAGGGCTTTCGAAGCAATGTCCAACCCCTGCGGGCTCTTGAGTATCTGGGCCGTGAGGCGCTCACGCTCGACGCGCTGATTGTACAACCCCTGGACGGCCTGCATCTCACGATAACTCCCGAGAACCTGCTCCACAGCGTGTTGAGGGAAGCCGCCCACATCCTCTTGCACGATGGGATTCGGAATCGCTTCCAGCCGTTGTTGGGCGAGGCCCGCCGCCTTTTCACCCAGGCGAGCGAGGGCCGACGAGGGGATGCCAGTGGCGCGTTCTTCAGCGTGAAGAGAGGTGTTCTGCAATGCAGGCCCGCTCTTCGTGTTTTGCGCCGCAGCCTGGGGCGTGCCCACGCCCAGGCTTCCGGCCTGCCAGAACAGCGCAGCGCCGAGGGCAGATAAAAAGGCGGTCACTGCCACCAGGATGCCGAACCACTGCCGCTTGCTGGGTGCCATGGGAGCCCTTGGAGAAAAAGAGACTGCCGACGAGCGACCCGAGAAGAGGGAGGCGCTCGTCGACAGCCGAATCTGTGCTGGAGCTTAGGGGATGAGCCCCTCAGGGAGCTGCTTGTGGAGAATGATGCGGTTGATGTAGCCCACTTCATCATTCTGGTAGGTGGAGGAGCCGACCAGATAGCCCTCGGCAACAAGGATGTTGGAGACGAGATCGTCAGAGGCCGGACGCAGGTTGTAGACCTTGCCGAAGTGGGTGGTCTTCTCCACGCTGACGATCGGGTCTGGAGTGCCATCCAGCTTCAACAGCTCATCCCCCGCATGCAGCGTCTGCGCCTGCACCATGCGGCCCTGGCTGTTGACAATGGCGTGTTCGGTGGTGACGCGCAGCAGGCCGCCGGAGGCTGTGCGCACCTCAATGATGGGGTGCTCACTGTCCCGGAACTCCGCAGTGTAGCTGTAGGTATGGCTCTGCTGGAGCTGGATGGCATCCAGGGAAGAGTCCGGGGTCAGGGTGATGAGGTCGTCGCGCCGAGCGTTGAGCGCGTCGAGAATCGGGGCGTACCCATCCGAAAAGAGCAGTTTCTGCTCCGGGGGGTAGCAGGAGGACTCGCAGTAGCCGTTGATGAAGAAGGCATAGCCAGTGGCGGGCTGGGTTCCGTTGCTGTCCAGATAGAGACGGCAGTCGAGCAGTGACGGGTGCGGGAAGAGCTGGATGTTGCTGGGGCTGTAGACGTCGGCCTGGCTGCCAAAGGTGGGGTAGAGAGGGCGAATCTTCTTCCGGTTCGCCGGGCGCAGCCACGACCTGAAGCCGGCGCCATCCGTGTACTGATTGGTGATGCCACTGAGGTAGATCTTACCGATGAAGGAGGTGTTGACCTCGTAGGCATCGACCTGGCCGATGTAGCGATTCAGTCCTGACCCGTTACTGGCCAGATCGTCCTCAGCGTAGTCCATGAGGTTGCCCGCGCTGTTGGCCGAGGCCACACCCGTGTCGTACCCCAGGTTGGGATTGATGACGTGCTCAAGCAAGGCGCAACGGCGGGCCCAGTGGACGCGTGTCTCGGCTGTTGAAGGGTCCAGATTGTCAAGGGCGCAGCGCTGCTGGAGGATCGGTTGAGCACTGGCGAACGCTGGCAACATGAGCGACGCGTAGAGCACGGTCTGAGCGACAGTTCTTCCTGTCATGTCACGACTCCTGGAGGGGGGCATCGGGTTGATGGCGACGGGCCAGATCACCCGCTCTTCATAGGCCCATCAACCCGGTGTGCCGTTTTAGCAGGTCTTGCGAAATTGGGATAGAAAACAGGTCTCAATCTGATGTGAGGTATTCCCTCAGGTGAACCCTGTTTGGAATGGCTTGGTAGTAATTCAGCCCCACCATAAGCGAGCGGCCGAGCGTTTCATGGCTCCACGTACTCGCGCGGACGGTACCCCAGGCGCACGGCTTCGATCTGTCCATGCTTGAGCGGGTCCTGGTACGCACAGTGGCCGCCTGATTGGGCTGGACAGTTGCTGGGCACCACCACCTCCCGAAGGCTTGCGATGAGGCCGTCTGACAGCGCGCAGTCTGGGAAGTTCGCGTATCGAGCGTGAATGAAGCGCGACAGGGTCAGCGGTGCCATCCAGGAGGTCGTCGTGCTCGAGACCGGGTAGATGTCGACGCCGAACCCATCCACCTGAAGCCAGGGCGTCCGGTTGTACGGGAAGGGGCGCTGGGAAAGGACGCCACTGTTCATGTAGACGTCCACGGACGTCGGCGAGGGCCAGCCCCGAAGCGGGGCGTGATTCCCCTGGCCGGTGGCATCAAGGCCTGAGTCCAGCGAAGTGAAATACCCGGTGAGGAGCCGATTCGGGTACGCCGACGAGGGAAAATCGAAAGGAAAGTCCTGGTCGTTGGAAGCGTCGATCGCCGCGTGGGCGGTGAAGACCCCCGGCGTGTTGAAGAGGACATCAACGATGGGGGCGTACGTGTTCAGCTTCGCCCGCAGGATATCGTCGCTTGGGCGCGGTCCACTGCAGCGGGCGGTCCAGTCCTGCTTGAGGGTTTCAAGGGTATTTCCAGAGCTCAGGTTCACGAATCGGATGCCCTGCTCGCCGATGATCCGGCGAAGCCCGTTGGCCACCCGCTGCGCTTTGGTGCTCAAGAGCGCCATCGACTCCGGTGAGCCGGAGGAATCACATAGCTCCGCGAGCGCGAACCGGTGAAAGCTCAGGCTATCCATCAACACGATGGGCTGATGCGGGTTGGTCTCTACCAGCAGGGAGAAGACGAAGCTCCCATGGCCAATGTTCTCATCATCGTAAAAACCGTAGACCGTCTGGATGGGGGCTCTGAGTGGACGGAGCGCCTCGGCGGGAATGAAGTCGGGAGAAGCGAACATCGTGAGCGCATTGAAAAGCGTCGTGGGCGCCCTCCAGCTGAACTGCACGGGATTGATCTCTCCCGCTCCATCCACCCGAAAAAATCCCTTGAGCCGGTTCCGGTACCGGATGGCGCGAGGCGGCACGGCGGGGAACTCATCCACGATGAGAATGGCCTCCCCCGTGTTCTGGCTCATCTCGAACTGCTGGCTCGGATCCAGGGGAAAAGTTCCCCAGTCGCAGTGGGACTTGTCCGACTGCTCCAGGAAGCAATGATCGCTCAGGATGTCTGCCGTGGCCTGGGCAATCTTCTCGCTGAGCAACGGGTCGAGATGGTGCTGGTCCCGTGGAGAATCAGGCGATACCGGTTCCGAGGGGCCACACCCGGCGGTGGTAGACAAGAGCGCGAGGGCGGTGAGGATAGAGCGAAGAGGCGTCATGTGCGGTCAGTGGTCAAGCAGGGCAGCGGTCATCTCGGCAGCGCGCTCACGGCCAAACTGGTGCTTGAGACGCAAGAACAGCACCTCATCATAGATGAGCTTCACGCGGGTGGGCATCGTGGACGCGAATCCCAGTGCCTGGAGAGGGCGGACATCGCCTTGGGCGAAAGCATCCAACCCTTTCACGTCGACAAAGGAATGAACGAGATCTCGAAGATCCGATGACCTGCCCTTGTCGAGGGTTCCACTTCCATTCCCGGAGCGACTGAGTTCCTGGGAGATCGCCTCCGCTGCATGAACGAGGTAGTGCTCCTGTCCCCGCATTGCGGCGGTCTTGAGCACTTCGATGGAGAAGACCCGTGCCTCGGCCTGGTATTCATGGAATGCCTCCTGGGCGAACGCGGGATCGGTCAACGCTTTCGAGGCAATGTCCGCGCCCTGGGGTGAGTCCAGAAGCTGGTTCACGAGGCGTTCACGGGTGACGTTCTGGTTGTAAAGCCCTTGAACGGAGAGCATTTCCCGATAGCTTTTCAACACCCCGCTCACGGCCTCCCGGGAGAACCCTCCCACGACGTCCGGCACCACCGGCTCGGGGAGCTTTTCCAGCCTCTGGCGGGAAATGTCGGCGGCCTTTGCCTCCAGAAGCGCCTCGTTCTGGGCGCGCAAGGACGCTGGCGGCGCGTCCGGAACAGATGGTTCCTGCGGGCTCGAAGCGTCCGGTAGCAAGGACAGCATGAGGCTGGCCCCGAGAACT encodes the following:
- a CDS encoding cell surface protein, whose amino-acid sequence is MTGRTVAQTVLYASLMLPAFASAQPILQQRCALDNLDPSTAETRVHWARRCALLEHVINPNLGYDTGVASANSAGNLMDYAEDDLASNGSGLNRYIGQVDAYEVNTSFIGKIYLSGITNQYTDGAGFRSWLRPANRKKIRPLYPTFGSQADVYSPSNIQLFPHPSLLDCRLYLDSNGTQPATGYAFFINGYCESSCYPPEQKLLFSDGYAPILDALNARRDDLITLTPDSSLDAIQLQQSHTYSYTAEFRDSEHPIIEVRTASGGLLRVTTEHAIVNSQGRMVQAQTLHAGDELLKLDGTPDPIVSVEKTTHFGKVYNLRPASDDLVSNILVAEGYLVGSSTYQNDEVGYINRIILHKQLPEGLIP